GGAAGCTGAAACCAAGGCCCTGGTACAACCTGCCCAGCCCTTCATCCGCTATATCCACGACGAACTGCAGCTGTGGTGCGGGGACTTCTTCCAGCTGGTGCCGGACGACGTCGAGCATGTCCGGCTGGTCTATGACCGCGCTGCGCTGATTGCCCTGCCCCCAAAGATGCGCCGGGACTATGCCGAACACCTGACCGCCGTCCTGCCCGACCAGGCGCGGATCCTGTTAATCACGCTGGACTACGAAGAGGGCGCGATCAAAGGGCCGCCGTTCAACGTCGCCGACGAGGAGGTCCACCAGTTATTCGGGGAGGATTTCGAGATCGAACACGTACTGACCAACCCGCTGGAAAAGGACCACCCGTTCGCCAAGCGGCGGGGCCTGACGGAAGGTGTGGAGAGCGTATTCAAGCTGACCCGTAAGGATTAGTGCGCTAATCGCCAAATGCCCGATCCAGCAGCTGCGCGGTATGCAGTGCTGTGCGTCCGCTGCCGTGGCGAATCTGCTCGCGGCAGCTGAAACCATCGGAGATTACATAGGTGTCGCTGGCCACGTCCCGCAGTGACGGCAGCATCGCCGACTCGGCGATCCGCATCGATACCGGGTACTTCTCCCCATCGAAGCCGAACGCCCCGGCCATACCGCAGCAGCCGTTGTCTGGCAGTTGCGCTTCAAGGCCCATTTGCTCCAGCAGACTTTGCGTGCCCGCCATTCCGGATCCGGATTTCTGGTGGCAATGGCCATGAACCCAGGCCGTACCCTTGAGATGCGGCAGGTCCAGCCCGTCCTGGTGTACGAGAAAATCCGGTAGCAACCAGCTGTTCTGCGCCAGCCGTAGGGCACGTTCATCCTGCGGGAAAAAGTTCAGCAACTCATCGCGGAACGTGCTCATGCAGGAGGGTTCCAGCCCGACCACAGGAATACCCGCTTCGATGGCCGGTGCAAGGGTTTCCAGTACCTGGCGCAAACGCCAACGGGCCCGTTCCAGCATGCCGTAGTCGTAGAGCGGCCGCCCGCAACATACTGGGCGGCCCGGCAATTGCACCTCAAAGCCCAAGCGATCGAGCACCCGGGCGGCGGCCCGCAGACTGTCCGAGTGCAGGAAGTTGTTGAAGGTATCCGGCCAGAGCACTACGGCCGGCCGGTTATCTTTCGGGGGTTCCGAGCGGTAGCTGCGGGTAAAGGGTTGACTGGAAAACTGCGGCAAGTCCCGCTCGGGTGTCATACCGGTCAAGCCTCGTGCCAGGCCGGCGGTGCCGGGCAATTTCGTCAGGCCATTGAAGAGTTTCGGCGCGCGCCCGGCGAGGCGGGCCCACTCGTGAATCATACCCAGGGTCCACGCCTGGCGCGGGCGACGGTGATGCTCGTAATAGTGGGCCATGAACTCAGCCTTGTAGGTGGCCATGTCCACCTGCACCGGGCATTCCTGGCTGCAGGCCTTGCAGGCCAGGCACAGGTCGAGCGCTTCATGGACGGCATTGTTGTTCCACACGCCCTCAAGCGTATCGCCCTGGAGCATCTCGAACAGCAGCCGCGCCCGGCCACGGGTCGAGTGCTTCTCCTCCATCGTACCCCGGTAACTCGGGCACATGGTGCCGCTGGCGTAACTTCGGCACTTTCCGACCCCGACACAACGGTGCGCCGCCTGGGAAAAGCTGCCTTGGTCCTTACGGAAGCTGAAGTGCAGCGGCTGAGGATCGAGCGGATCATGGTCCGGCCCGGTGCGCAGGTGCTCGTCGATGCGGTAGGGATCAATCAGTTTGTGGGGATTGAGCCGCCCCCTCGGGTCCCAGATTTCCTTGAAGCGCCGGAACGCCTCCATCAATTCCGGGCCGAACATCTTGGGCCAGAGCTCCGCCCTCGCCTGCCCATCGCCATGTTCGCCTGACAGCGAGCCGCCATATGCGACCACCAGATCTGCAGCCTCATCCAAAAACCGCCGCCACTTGGCGACGCCTTCGCGACTCGAGAGATCGAAGGTCATGCGGCCATGGATACAGCCGTCACCAAAGTGGCCGTAGAGCGAGGAGCGGTAGCCGTAGTCATCCAACAGCTTGCGGAAGTCCCGCAGGTAATCCCCGACTCGTGCCGGATCGACAGCCGCGTCTTCCCAGCCCGGGTAACTCTCGTCCTCGCCGGGCAGTGCGTTGGTCGCGGCTGAACCGCTCTTTCGTACCGACCAGACCCGATTGGCCTCCTTGGGATCGGTGTATAGCCGACTATCGACGCAGCGGCCCTGTTGGCTGTCTATAGCCTTCTGCGCGGCATCGGTGGCTTCCTCGACCGTCTCGCCGCCAAACTCGGACAGGATCCAGCCGTTGCCTTCCGGCAATCCGTCAAGCGCCTCCAGCCCCCAGCCTTTCTTGCGCATGTCCTCGACGATTCTTTCGTCCAGGCCTTCTACCGATAAAGGGCCGGTTGCCAGGACCGCAGGCGCTTCGTCGCCGGCCCGACAGATATCCTCGTAGCCGAGAACGACCAACACGCGATGCGGCGGGCTGTCCACCAGCTTCGTTCGGGCCGACAGGGTAATGGCACAGGTGCCTTCGCTGCCGACCAGGGCACGGGCCACGTTGAAGCCGTTCTCCGGCAGCAGCGCATCGAGGTTGTAGCCGGACACCCGGCGCCGGATATCAGGGAAACCCTGACGTACGTGCTCGGCGTAACGATCCCGCAGGTTGCGCAGACCAGCGTATATCTCGCCCTTGCGCCCACCGGCCTGGATGATGGCTTCCAGTTCCTGTTCCGATGTAGGGCCGACCGTCATGCGCACCCCGTCATAGGTGAGGATATCCAGCGACTCGATATTGTCGTCGGTCTTCCCGGCCATCACCGAATGGGCACCGCAGGAGTTGTTACCGATCATCCCGCCCAGCGTGCACTGGGTGTGGGTCGAGGGATCTGGACCGAAAGTCAGCCCGTGCGCCTCAGCCGCATCCCGCAGCACGTCGCAAACCACGCCGGGCTGGATAACCGCAGTGCGGCGGTCCGGATCCACATCGAGAACCTGGTTCATGTACTTGGAGGTGTCGAGGACGACAGCGGCGTTGCACGTCTGGCCGGCGAGGCTGGTGCCGGCACCGCGCATCAGGATCGGCACATCAAACTCGCGGGCCACGGCAACGGCCCGCTCAATGTCCTTTTCGTGTTGGGGGATAACGACGCCGATGGGCACCTGGCGGTAATTGGAGGCATCGGTGGCGTAGAGCGCACGACTGCCTATCTCGAAGCGGACCTCGCCATCGACAGCCTTGTCGAGGGCTTGAACCAGTTGCTCAATGTCCGCAGGCTCCGGGGCTGCAATCGTGGCGTCCATAGCCTTGCGCTCCTGTGATTGCCTTTCGTACGAAGCTGACTGTTCAGCAAGTAGCGTCGTGACGGTATACGAACAGTTTTACACAGGCTGATGGCACTTGGGCAAGCCGGTACCAATGATAAAGAAAGGAATAGTCACGACGGACCATCAGGTTCTGCGCACTATTCAGCCTCTTCGTCATCATGGCTGCGGCGCACCTCTTCAAGCGCATCCATCGGGATCAATCCCTGATCCACCGCATGCTCGGCCATGGCCACGGTATCAGATGCCAGCATCAGGTCGCTGCCAGCCTCCTTGACCTCCCGCGCTAACTCGGCGATGGCTGCTTCCCGGCGGGGATCGTTGCTGACATCGCGAATATAGATGCCAGTGATGCGCCCTGGGTGTTCACGCAGGACGCGTGTGTAGACTTCCGGATCACGCTGACCGGAATCGCCGATCAGGATAAAGGGCAAATCATCGTAGAGTGCCAGGATCTGCCGAATGGCATCCAGCTTGTGGTCCTTGGCCCGCCGTGGCAGCACACTGCCACGCTTCATGCCCCACTCCCTGAGGATCAGGATCGGTCCATTGGGGATACGGTGCATGCGGAAGAACTCGACCAGCACCTGGTAGATGCTCCAGGGCGCACGGGATACATAGAACAGCGGATTACCCTGCGAGCCAGTGTCACCGTTGTAGAGGGCCTGATATAGCGCCGAAACGCCCGGGAAAACCACTCGGCTCTCGGCCCCTTGGGCAAACAGTCGCCACATCATTTTCGTCGTATTGGCTACACCGGTGTACACCACCGTGTCGTCGATATCGCTGATTACCCCATAGCGCGCACGGGACGTGGGAGTAAAGAATTCGCCGGTAGTCGTCGCTCGGTCGTCGGCGGGATGAACCAGCGAGAGTTCCATGGAGTGCCAGATCACATCCGAAGGCATGGTGGACAGGTCCATGTGAACCCGAAAGAAGCCGTGGCGGTCCGTCCGCACGATGGTATCGGCATCCTTGTAGCGCACCCGTACCTGGGCACCGACGATCGGCTTGCGCCAGAGCCGGCGGATCAGATCAATGATGTCCCGCCGCAGCATGTCCTCTCTCAGGCTCGCGCCGAAGCCAGGCTGACGGAAAACCCGCCCCATGAGGAACAGCCGGTTGTTGGACCCGAATCCCCGGTACGCCTGGATAAACAGGCCGCCCCGGCCATTGTCGCCTTTTACCGGCGCCGCCAGGATATGGAGCCCCTTCCGGAGCGAACGCACGTATTTCCCGTAGTGACGGCGAAGCGACATTGAATCCCCTGTAAAAACCTGCGGTTGCAAGGGTGTTTATTCTGCAAGCCAACCCTGCAAAGCTCAATGTCTAAAGCGTACCGCCAGTAGACGGATTCAGATCACAGGGCCAGCCGCACCACAGGAATCGGTGCGGGCCGGGAAAAACGCCGATCAAACGTCGTCCATGCTGCGGACCTGACGTGCCAGGCGCATGGATTCGTTCTCCTCCATTTCCAGCAATTCCTCCACAAGGTCGGACGCGTCACGCAGTTCAGCCTTGCGCAGCAGCGAGCGGTAGAGCTCCATCAATTCATCGTGAAAATTGAAGATTTCCCGCGCGATCTCGTCGAAGCCGAGCTGCGCGTAATGGGTGTCGCTCTTGCGATGGGAATCGAAGGGCTGATGGTTATAGAAATCGTACAGGCGCGTTTGCAGCACCTTCGGGTCGGCCTGCTTCTCGAATTCCGCCGTAATACGTTCCAGCTCCGATTCGTGCTCGGACAGGTAGCCCAGCAATGCGCTGGCCCGCTCATTGGTGTTGGCCTCTGCCGAGTCTTTCAGCGAGCGAGACAGGTGCGCGTGGAGCTGCCGAGCCCAATCGATAAGGTCTTCAAATGTCTTGATTTCCATAGGTTGGCCTCCCGCCGAATATGCATGATCCCTTTACTCATACTGTAGCCCCTACTGACGAGAGACAACAAAAAACGGAAGAACCTGAACGAAATTTAAAGGGCCAGGTTCAGGATTTCCGCCGGAATCGCGGGGGATCAATCCGGGTCGACTTGCACCGCGGGCACTTGCCAGGTTTGCGTGCCTTACGCCGATCCTCGAAGCGATATCCGCAGCTGTTGCAGGCCGCCGGAATGGTTTCCACACGGCCGGACTTGCAGAGTTCGTCCAGGTGCGCGTAGATCTCTTTCTCCGTCAGGCGCACGCTCTTAGACAGGTCGCTGGCGTTGGACTCGACCTCTTCCAGGACGGCAAGAATTTCCTGTCGGATTGTAATGTTACGCTCTGCGGGCGGTCTTTCCGGACGGGTCATAACACTCCGGTGCGGCTCAGTCGTAATGGCGATCTTCGGTGACTTCGTAGTGTTGCGAGTGCGCGTCATAGCGTACCAGCACTTTTTGCGCTTCCTCCGGCACGTAGGACTGACGGTAGTCCTCGCCGGCAAACCGCTTCACCGCTTCCAGGGAATCGAATTCCATGATGGTGATGAATTCCGTCTCCGCTCCCTCCTGATCCGAACGCAGCAACCGGATACGACGGAAACCCTCGACATTTTTGGCCTCGATCCTTGGGAACACGGTTGTCTTCAGCAGCGACTCGTAGACGTCGGCGTTCTCCGGCGTCGTCCAGCCATGCCAGATCCGCAAGATCATGACATGTCCTCCGTGGGTAATTGGCGTAAAACCATGGGTAACCTGACTAAACTAACGGAACTAACGACAGCTGCAAACCAACCCAGCCCAACCTTTGGTCGAGGATTCCACAGGGTTGGTGGTGATCTAAGAGACGCTGCACGGTCTAACAGGTATTGAAGGAGAACGCAGGAAGGAACGCAGATCGATGCACCCATTGAAAACACCCGACGGGCGTTACATCGTCGTCAAAGGCCGCCTATGGCGTGCCTCGAACCCGAACCTGCCGGAGCACGAGCGCGTGCAGTTGACCCGGCAGTTGATGTCAGCCAGACGCGCCGTGCATCAGGCGCAGAAGAAGGGGGACGACCGGCAACTCATCCAGGCCAGGACGGAGGTCAATGAGGCCAAGGTCGCGCTGGGTGAGCGCGGCGCCGTCTGGTGGACGGACGGAGCGCCTGATTACAACCAGTTCCTGGTAAAGAATACGCCCTATGCCGCCTGGTACAGCCAGGAAGCGACGGACTGGGGAGCCTCTGAATAACTCCGGATCACCTCTGGCCTTCAGAGCGGTTCACTGGCAAGGCGCGGTTTTGCAGGAAGGCTGGTTGCCTTTCAAAAAACCGCAACGCAGCCTGTGGATCGCTCTGATGGCCCCGTAGGGCGTGCTCTGAAGGGTGCATCCGCGTCGTTTGGGCTCTTGGCAAGGGCTACGGCCATTCCCGGCGAGCCAGGCCTTGCGGCTACAGCCTTCAGAACACGCAGAGGCGATTCGAAGTTATTCAGAGGCTCCCTAGCTGCCCGGCAGCACGACCCATTCCGGCTCGTCGAACTCGCCGAGGGCGCGAATTTCACAGAACGGTGCAGCACTCTTGATAATCTCGGCCACCTCGGGGTTGTGTTGATCCTCCATTGCATCCCGACTGGCCTTGGAGTCCCAGTGGGCGATGGCGATCAGCCTGGTGGGATCGCCGATCTTGCGGTGCAGCTCCGTACCCCGGGCGCCGGGGGCCTGCTGGATCAGCCGGCTGGCCCGGACCCAGGCGTCGGCATAGTCCTCGGCGGTATATCCGTCTTTGATCTGGACTTCGAAGATATACTTCATGGCCTCCCCATTACTTTTATCGGCTTTATGTCAGTCTGGATACGTGAAGACAGGGTGATACAAACGCAGGTTGATTCAAAGCCCGTCAGCAGGCTAACGGAACCTGACATCAAGCCGCCGTTTCCAGTGTCGAGAGGCAGATCCGGTTCCGCCCCGAGTGCTTCGCCTGGTAAAGCGCCTGGTCGGCATGTTCCATCAGGTTATCGATATCGCCATCATCGTGAATGACTGCCTTCGCCAGTCCAACACTGACCGTTAGCGAAACAGCGCCTTTCGCCGTCTCGCACGCACTGCGTTCGATATCATGGCGCAGACGCTCAAGCACGTAGTTGGCGCCTTCCAGCGAGTTGCCGCTCATCAGGATGGCAAATTCCTCGCCACCCCAGCGTGCGACAAAGTCGCTGGGGCGATTCAGGTGCCGCCGCAATATCGAAGCGACGTGCTGCAACACGATGTCGCCCGTAGCATGCCCGTACCGGTCATTCACGCGTTTGAAATGGTCAATGTCGACCAGCGCCAGGGCCAGCGGCGTCTGGCTGCGGTCGCTTCGTTTTGCCTCTTCCAGGAAGTAACTGTCGAACGCCCGCCGGTTGGGAAGCCGCGTCAGCGCATCCATTTCGGCATGGAACTGCATTCGGCTCTTTTCCAGCCAACCCACCTTATAGAGCAGGTGCAGCTCTGCCATTAAGGACCCAAGCACGGCCGCCGAAGCCACAAAAGAGCTCAGCCGTGCCGAAAACCAGCCCAGGGTGTAGCGCTCGGTGACCAGCATGTTGCCCAGGGTATCCAGCGTGGACGCAAGCATTGCAATCGCCAACCACAGGAACACGATGGTTCGTAACCGGGTCAACACGAACAGTCCCAGGAGCGCCGTAACATGAGTGGCAATGAGCGCCTGCGCGACACCGGCATCCCAGACATTGGAGAAGTTGAACGCGTCCCGCATGATGACTGGCAAGCCTTCTTCGTCGAAAACAGCCAAATAGAAGCCAATAGCGACCAGCATCACGGTCATCAGCAACACGAAAATGGTCGCGCGCCAGGGACGCTGAATTTTCCAACCGGCATTCTGGCTGACAACGACCGCCGACAGGACGTAGAGCGGGAAGGCAAAATGCCAGAAAACCCAAATCCAGAGCGCAGCATTCAACCCGGTGTCGAACAGCTCCACGCCGGCGAATACTCCTGGAAAAACAAGCGGCTGCAGGATGGCGAAGGCGCCGGCCGTCAGGTAACCGCTGGCCAGGACCAGCAAATAGGGTTTCCCGGTCAGGTGGAACTGGCTGATGAGAATAAGCGCCGTGAGCGTCTCAAGAATGAAGACCGTAGTGGCATGCATCAGCAGAAACTGAGGCAACGCCGGGAACTGGATATCGTTATAGAAGAGCGTGACGAAGAATAGAGCCAGGAGGAGTACCGCTATGCCTGCCGCCCAGCGACGGTTCAAGGTACTTGGCCGGTAACTGACTAGACTGGCGACATAGGCGTTATCAGGAAAAGGCGCCATAGAACCGACGGTTCCCTCGCAGTCGGTAGAGGTTACCCAATCTTACATAGAGTCGCCGGAAAAGTAATTGCCATCAGGTTAACTCGTCGCTCCCGTGGCTCTTAGGCACGACAAATCCAGGTTAATCCAACGAAATCAGGAACACGGTATCGTGGTTATCGGGAAGGCTTCGACGTATCCGGGGTCTTCCGGTTTTTCGCACCACCTTCAAGGTTTCCCTGAAACGGAGGACTGAACCATGCCCTACGATAGCAAGTCCGACCTCCCGGATTCTGTTCGCGACAAGCTCCCCTCTGGCGCGCAGGAGATCTACATGAATGCGTTCAATTCTGCATGGGACGAATACAGTAATCCGAAAGACCGGCGCGGCAACGAAAGCCGCGAAGAGACCGCCCACAAAGTCGCCTGGGCGGCGGTGAAAGAGAAGTATCACAAGGATGGCGATAAATGGGTGAAGGACAAATCGTGAAACCCTGAGAGCTCGATTTCCGAGTGACGAGACCGGAGTGGCGAGACCAGAGTGACAAGACCAGAGAGACGGGGCGCCGAGGGACGCCCCGCCATTCTTTTTACTCCGGCAACGCGTATACGGCGATCTGGTCGCCCACTTCCGGTTTGATAATGGTATTGCCGCCCGCGATGAACGCGACGTACTGTCGACCATCGTGTTCGTAGACTGCAGGATTGGCCACCACCGGCGCCTCGACGATATCCGACCAGAGCTCGTCACCGGTTTCCATTGAATAGGCCCGGACCTTGGCATCCATCGATGCACCAATGAAGATCACACCGCCAGCCGTCACAGCCGGCCCGCCAATAGTGGGCGACCCCATGCTTTCCGGCATGTAGAAGCCGAACTTCTGCGAGGCCCCGACCGGACGGCGCCAGTTCACGTCACCGGTGTGCATATCGATCGATACCAGTTCGCCATATGGCGGCTCCCAGCAAGGCATGCCCAGCCAGTTGACGGCGTTGTTGAGAGACATACCGAAAGGCGCCCCCTCCTGGGGATAGAAGCCCTGCTCGTTACCTGAGCCGCCGGCGAGCTTCTGGTATTCCTCGCGGGGCCAGAGCTTGATGTACTGTGTGATGTGCGAGGTGTTGACGATGGCCGACTGGCTTTGCGGATCGAAAGCCACCCCACCCCACTGGACACCCCCGGCGCTGTCCGGATAAGCCAGGACACCCTCACCGTCCGTCGTCGGCGGTGAATACATCCCTTCATAGTGGAGTTTATCGAACAGGCGGGAACATTCGCCGAAACCGACGGCATCGGCAGCCCACCAGACCTCGGGCTTCTCGGATTGGTCCAGCAGCGGCGCCGGTTTGGTCGGGAACGGCTGGGTGTCGGCATAGACCTCGCCCTCCACATTACCTGCGGGTACCGGTCGCTCCTCGATGGGCCAGACATCTTCCCCGGTCTCGCGGTTGACCACGAACAGGAATCCCATCTTCGTGGCTTGCATGAGGGCCGGAATGGTTTCGCCGTCGACGGTGATATCCATCAGGGTCGGCGCCGAGTTGATGTCGTAGTCCCAGATATCGTGGTGAACCCACTGGCGCGACCAGACCACCTCGCCGGTTTCGATATCCACAGCGGTTGTCGATGTGGCCAGAGGAATTTCTTCCGTCCGGTTGCCGCCCCAGTAGTTGGGTGATGGCGAGGACACGGGCAGATAGACCAACCCGAGCTCTTCATCCACAGACATCGCCGTCCACACGTTTGCTGTGCCGGTGCGCTGGCGAATGTCTTCAGGGATGAGGTTAAGTGTCCATTCCAGTTCTCCGGTACGGGCGTTGATGGAGAATACCGAGCCTGGAGGCGCCTCGGCATAGGCCCAGTCCATGCCCGCCCAACCGAGAATGAGGTGGTCCCCCGTGACGGCTGGCGGTTGTAGCAGAGAGAGCGGCCAACGGTCGTTGGTGTCGTTCCACCGATTGACATCCAGCACCCCGCCATTGGCGAAGTCCTGACACAGCTTGCCGGTGTCGGCATCCACGGCGAAGAGGCGGGCATCCATGGTTCCCAGATAGACGATCTTCTGGCACGGCTCGCCCTCCGTCGGATTGTCAGCCTCCCAATAGGCCACGCCGCGACTCTTCAGCGCAGGCTGGGTCAACGCCTTCAGCGTGGAGTTGGTATTGAACGTCCACTTCTCCTCGCCCGTGGCCGGATCCAGCGCGATGATGCGGTAGAACGGCGTACCAATATAGAGGGTTTCGTTGGCGTAGATGGGCGTTGCCGACCAAACGGTCGGTGGCAAGTCGCCGCTCCCGTCGGACACATCGCCGGTGTGATATTCCCAGGCCAGTTCCAACTGACCCGCATTTTCAGCGTTGATTTGCGTCAGCGGCGAATACTTCTGCGCATTCAGTTGACCGTGAAAACCGTCCCAGACGGGCCCGGAAGGCACCAGCGAGGTTGCCCCGGGTTGCGGCTGACCTTCCTTCGATTGCGCCGGCTCTGAACCCGAGCCGTTATCGGCCGCCTCCTGGCTGTGCCCAGCTAAGGGAAGGCAGAGCGCAGCCAGCATAAACAGGCGTGCAGTCGTTCTTATCATCTGGAACCTCCCTTTCCCGAACCAAAATCAACAATTACGCCGAGCAGTGCAACAACCATCGCGGCCATCAGCCAGAATTCGTGAAGGAACCAGGCGGCGGCAAGCGTTCCGATACCCGCCAACAAAGCCAGTACCCTGAACAGGCCAGCGAGGAAGCCGCGACGCAACGGCAGTAGTAACAAACCGGCAAGAGCCATAAGTAACGTGGAAACAACGACCAGGAGAGCACCAAATGTGCCGTTTACTCCAGTGAGGGGCGTGAGATAGTAGTAAAGCGATATACCTATGCCGAGCAGCGATGCGACGAGCAGCAGCACCGGCCCGATAGGCTTTGTGCGGGTTGCCAAGGGGACCTCCTGTCCATTCAGTGCGTGGGGTGAGTGTCCCGGGCCCATATTCGCTCCGCCATGTGCCCGGCCTCAAGTAATACGACTTGGTTCAAGCGGCGGTTTAAATGTAGAAGCGAGACCAGCAAGAGGAAACCCAGGCCCAGGACTTTTTGGAGAATGCCTTTCAAGGCTACCACCGGTAGCAAGCGTTTATAACGGCGCATGTTAATGTGGAGCAAGTCGCCAATGGATGCCGTTGCTGCTACCTATGCCTGCGCCGTCATGCGTCCGCTACCCGCCGATGCCACGGGCACCACATAACTGAAACGCTTGCGGTACTGCTCCATGGTGCATCCGACGGTGCGTTTGAACAGGCGGCGGAAGGACGAGGCGTCCTCGTAACCCACCCGCCAGATGATCTGAGCCGTCTGCTCGATGCTGGATTCAAGCAGGTGTTTGGCAGCTTCGACGCGCAGTTGCTGCAGGTAGTGGATTGGCGACTCGCCGGTAGCCTCCCGGAAACGCCGCTTGAAGGTGCGCGTCCCCAGCCCGGCTATTCCAGCAACCGCATCGATCACGACAACATCGGCATAGTGCTCCTCCATCCATGCCTGGGCCTTATGGATTGCCTTGTCCTGATGGGTCTT
The window above is part of the Marinobacter nanhaiticus D15-8W genome. Proteins encoded here:
- the tmpT gene encoding thiopurine S-methyltransferase, with translation MEHEFWHARWKHQEIGFHEGTVNRYLHDHWPEMVQTGTETVLVPLCGKAKDMWWLYDRGHPVLGIELSPIACKDFFEEAETKALVQPAQPFIRYIHDELQLWCGDFFQLVPDDVEHVRLVYDRAALIALPPKMRRDYAEHLTAVLPDQARILLITLDYEEGAIKGPPFNVADEEVHQLFGEDFEIEHVLTNPLEKDHPFAKRRGLTEGVESVFKLTRKD
- a CDS encoding FAD-binding and (Fe-S)-binding domain-containing protein; the protein is MDATIAAPEPADIEQLVQALDKAVDGEVRFEIGSRALYATDASNYRQVPIGVVIPQHEKDIERAVAVAREFDVPILMRGAGTSLAGQTCNAAVVLDTSKYMNQVLDVDPDRRTAVIQPGVVCDVLRDAAEAHGLTFGPDPSTHTQCTLGGMIGNNSCGAHSVMAGKTDDNIESLDILTYDGVRMTVGPTSEQELEAIIQAGGRKGEIYAGLRNLRDRYAEHVRQGFPDIRRRVSGYNLDALLPENGFNVARALVGSEGTCAITLSARTKLVDSPPHRVLVVLGYEDICRAGDEAPAVLATGPLSVEGLDERIVEDMRKKGWGLEALDGLPEGNGWILSEFGGETVEEATDAAQKAIDSQQGRCVDSRLYTDPKEANRVWSVRKSGSAATNALPGEDESYPGWEDAAVDPARVGDYLRDFRKLLDDYGYRSSLYGHFGDGCIHGRMTFDLSSREGVAKWRRFLDEAADLVVAYGGSLSGEHGDGQARAELWPKMFGPELMEAFRRFKEIWDPRGRLNPHKLIDPYRIDEHLRTGPDHDPLDPQPLHFSFRKDQGSFSQAAHRCVGVGKCRSYASGTMCPSYRGTMEEKHSTRGRARLLFEMLQGDTLEGVWNNNAVHEALDLCLACKACSQECPVQVDMATYKAEFMAHYYEHHRRPRQAWTLGMIHEWARLAGRAPKLFNGLTKLPGTAGLARGLTGMTPERDLPQFSSQPFTRSYRSEPPKDNRPAVVLWPDTFNNFLHSDSLRAAARVLDRLGFEVQLPGRPVCCGRPLYDYGMLERARWRLRQVLETLAPAIEAGIPVVGLEPSCMSTFRDELLNFFPQDERALRLAQNSWLLPDFLVHQDGLDLPHLKGTAWVHGHCHQKSGSGMAGTQSLLEQMGLEAQLPDNGCCGMAGAFGFDGEKYPVSMRIAESAMLPSLRDVASDTYVISDGFSCREQIRHGSGRTALHTAQLLDRAFGD
- a CDS encoding App1 family protein; amino-acid sequence: MSLRRHYGKYVRSLRKGLHILAAPVKGDNGRGGLFIQAYRGFGSNNRLFLMGRVFRQPGFGASLREDMLRRDIIDLIRRLWRKPIVGAQVRVRYKDADTIVRTDRHGFFRVHMDLSTMPSDVIWHSMELSLVHPADDRATTTGEFFTPTSRARYGVISDIDDTVVYTGVANTTKMMWRLFAQGAESRVVFPGVSALYQALYNGDTGSQGNPLFYVSRAPWSIYQVLVEFFRMHRIPNGPILILREWGMKRGSVLPRRAKDHKLDAIRQILALYDDLPFILIGDSGQRDPEVYTRVLREHPGRITGIYIRDVSNDPRREAAIAELAREVKEAGSDLMLASDTVAMAEHAVDQGLIPMDALEEVRRSHDDEEAE
- a CDS encoding antibiotic biosynthesis monooxygenase family protein codes for the protein MILRIWHGWTTPENADVYESLLKTTVFPRIEAKNVEGFRRIRLLRSDQEGAETEFITIMEFDSLEAVKRFAGEDYRQSYVPEEAQKVLVRYDAHSQHYEVTEDRHYD
- a CDS encoding antibiotic biosynthesis monooxygenase family protein; the encoded protein is MKYIFEVQIKDGYTAEDYADAWVRASRLIQQAPGARGTELHRKIGDPTRLIAIAHWDSKASRDAMEDQHNPEVAEIIKSAAPFCEIRALGEFDEPEWVVLPGS
- a CDS encoding sensor domain-containing diguanylate cyclase, which translates into the protein MAPFPDNAYVASLVSYRPSTLNRRWAAGIAVLLLALFFVTLFYNDIQFPALPQFLLMHATTVFILETLTALILISQFHLTGKPYLLVLASGYLTAGAFAILQPLVFPGVFAGVELFDTGLNAALWIWVFWHFAFPLYVLSAVVVSQNAGWKIQRPWRATIFVLLMTVMLVAIGFYLAVFDEEGLPVIMRDAFNFSNVWDAGVAQALIATHVTALLGLFVLTRLRTIVFLWLAIAMLASTLDTLGNMLVTERYTLGWFSARLSSFVASAAVLGSLMAELHLLYKVGWLEKSRMQFHAEMDALTRLPNRRAFDSYFLEEAKRSDRSQTPLALALVDIDHFKRVNDRYGHATGDIVLQHVASILRRHLNRPSDFVARWGGEEFAILMSGNSLEGANYVLERLRHDIERSACETAKGAVSLTVSVGLAKAVIHDDGDIDNLMEHADQALYQAKHSGRNRICLSTLETAA
- a CDS encoding ChaB family protein; the encoded protein is MPYDSKSDLPDSVRDKLPSGAQEIYMNAFNSAWDEYSNPKDRRGNESREETAHKVAWAAVKEKYHKDGDKWVKDKS
- a CDS encoding pyrroloquinoline quinone-dependent dehydrogenase, whose product is MIRTTARLFMLAALCLPLAGHSQEAADNGSGSEPAQSKEGQPQPGATSLVPSGPVWDGFHGQLNAQKYSPLTQINAENAGQLELAWEYHTGDVSDGSGDLPPTVWSATPIYANETLYIGTPFYRIIALDPATGEEKWTFNTNSTLKALTQPALKSRGVAYWEADNPTEGEPCQKIVYLGTMDARLFAVDADTGKLCQDFANGGVLDVNRWNDTNDRWPLSLLQPPAVTGDHLILGWAGMDWAYAEAPPGSVFSINARTGELEWTLNLIPEDIRQRTGTANVWTAMSVDEELGLVYLPVSSPSPNYWGGNRTEEIPLATSTTAVDIETGEVVWSRQWVHHDIWDYDINSAPTLMDITVDGETIPALMQATKMGFLFVVNRETGEDVWPIEERPVPAGNVEGEVYADTQPFPTKPAPLLDQSEKPEVWWAADAVGFGECSRLFDKLHYEGMYSPPTTDGEGVLAYPDSAGGVQWGGVAFDPQSQSAIVNTSHITQYIKLWPREEYQKLAGGSGNEQGFYPQEGAPFGMSLNNAVNWLGMPCWEPPYGELVSIDMHTGDVNWRRPVGASQKFGFYMPESMGSPTIGGPAVTAGGVIFIGASMDAKVRAYSMETGDELWSDIVEAPVVANPAVYEHDGRQYVAFIAGGNTIIKPEVGDQIAVYALPE